A genomic stretch from Chelmon rostratus isolate fCheRos1 chromosome 14, fCheRos1.pri, whole genome shotgun sequence includes:
- the LOC121617616 gene encoding odorant receptor 131-2-like yields the protein MSQFNITFGLGIVETVMFSTMSTLPCCVFLFINGTMLFTLRSKSVFRETSRYVLLYNLLFADTVLLVQGQLLYIIAACRVMLTYPVCGVLTMLSSLTTVISPLTLVVMSLERYVAVCYPLRHATIITIRNTGLAIVVVWAFSSLNVLIRVLLLLDFPFEDLQSLQMKEFCSTENMLLGTMSDDYNKVFTYFLFILACVAIISSYIGVVVAARSASTDKASVRKARNTLLLHLVQLGLSLSSAIYNPLLIVISKVLHKIVLVRIQIVVYVCVVIFPRCLSAFIYGIRDQTIRPIFICHLCCQLKLSVIAAKAVVSVQDLWKAS from the coding sequence ATGTCTCAGTTCAACATCACTTTTGGACTGGGGATAGTGGAAACAGTGATGTTTTCCACTATGTCCACATTAccatgctgtgtgtttctcttcattaaTGGGACCATGTTATTCACCTTGAGGAGTAAGTCTGTGTTTCGTGAGACCTCCCGTTATGTTCTTCTGTATAACCTCCTGTTTGCAGACACTGTACTGCTGGTACAGGGTCAGTTACTGTACATAATTGCTGCTTGTAGAGTAATGCTGACATATCCTGTATGTGGTGTTCTCACCATGCTTTCCAGTCTCACAACTGTGATCTCTCCTCTCACACTGGTGGTGATGTCTCTGGAGAGatatgtggctgtgtgctacCCACTAAGACACGCTACCATCATCACTATCAGAAACACAGGCCTGGCTATCGTTGTGGTTTGGGCCTTCAGTTCACTAAATGTCCTCATTCGAGTTCTTTTACTGCTAGATTTTCCATTTGAGGacctgcagagcctgcagatgaAAGAGTTTTGCTCCACAGAAAATATGCTGCTTGGCACAATGTCTGACGATTATAACAAAGTCTTCACttattttctgttcatattGGCTTGTGTGGCAATCATTTCCTCATATATTGGTGTGGTGGTAGCAGCCAGGTCAGCCTCCACAGACAAAGCTTCGGTCCGTAAGGCTCgtaacacactgctgctgcatctggtgCAGCTGGGCCTCAGTCTGTCCTCAGCTATTTACAACCCATTGCTGATAGTTATTTCAAAGGTCTTGCACAAGATAGTACTGGTGCGCATTCAGattgttgtgtatgtgtgtgttgtcatctTTCCCAGATGTCTTAGTGCTTTCATCTATGGTATCAGAGACCAGACCATCAGACCCATCTTCATATGccatctctgctgtcagctgaaacTGTCAGTTATTGCAGCCAAGGCTGTGGTCTCAGTGCAGGATTTATGGAAGGCATCTTAA